A genomic window from Acinetobacter lwoffii includes:
- a CDS encoding DUF423 domain-containing protein: protein MWIAISALNLALAVMLGAFGAHGLKARATEAQLGWWQTATDYFFYHALGLLILSLLAKVIPALPIQWSFGLIQVGILLFSGSLYIMALGLPRGLGAITPIGGALMIAGWLILAWNALKYAR, encoded by the coding sequence ATGTGGATTGCGATTTCAGCACTTAATTTGGCACTTGCAGTCATGCTCGGTGCTTTTGGTGCACATGGTTTAAAAGCGCGGGCGACTGAAGCACAGCTCGGCTGGTGGCAAACGGCAACGGATTATTTTTTCTATCATGCCTTAGGACTATTGATTCTTTCTTTACTGGCGAAAGTCATCCCTGCATTGCCCATTCAATGGAGCTTCGGTCTGATTCAGGTCGGCATTTTACTGTTTTCTGGCTCACTGTATATCATGGCCTTAGGATTACCCCGCGGTTTAGGTGCTATTACGCCCATCGGCGGGGCTTTAATGATTGCCGGATGGTTAATTCTGGCCTGGAATGCTTTAAAATACGCCAGATAA
- the gspL gene encoding type II secretion system protein GspL: MLYLWMPEANGVWQWSTGEFWNTAATLEQLIQDIQAHHGEEAVVFFPSRHVQILQQTLPKSQYKKMGNDGIKYLLEEYVVLPVDAMKVLHHFQQPDQISIMGVANSTLETLQHALSLIPVKLAALLPDFLVLPVPDANQRVIAQIGGRLLVRESEYIGQSLDDLSLYLDYQPKDLSYKVSNLNQEQLRSLEALVTQEQLESFQYGIPVLKKPKQHPFNVLPKAKSNGAISGYWKACAAVFLGILVLQFSYDAVRWYQYKKVANQTAAQAIDQFKYWFGQNYPVTEQNIKSQFEGQLRQSQIADTHALQLISRVGPVLMQNQIVAQRVNYDASVLSMELKANSSETLNALTTQLSQQGFKVELGNIQASGTAAIGLVRIQ; this comes from the coding sequence ATGTTGTATTTATGGATGCCTGAAGCCAATGGGGTTTGGCAATGGTCAACTGGGGAATTCTGGAACACTGCAGCCACACTTGAGCAGCTGATTCAGGATATACAGGCTCATCATGGCGAAGAGGCGGTGGTGTTTTTTCCGAGCCGTCATGTGCAAATTTTGCAGCAGACCTTGCCCAAGAGCCAATATAAGAAAATGGGCAATGATGGCATTAAATATTTGCTTGAAGAATACGTGGTGCTGCCGGTAGATGCTATGAAAGTGCTACATCATTTTCAGCAGCCGGATCAGATCAGCATTATGGGGGTTGCGAATTCTACGCTTGAGACCTTGCAACATGCTTTAAGCCTGATCCCAGTCAAGCTGGCAGCTTTGTTACCGGACTTTTTGGTGCTGCCTGTTCCTGATGCCAATCAGCGTGTGATTGCGCAAATCGGTGGACGTTTGCTGGTGCGCGAGTCGGAATATATCGGCCAGTCGCTGGATGATCTAAGCCTTTATCTGGATTATCAGCCCAAGGATCTCAGCTATAAGGTGAGCAATCTGAATCAGGAGCAGTTGCGTAGTCTTGAAGCACTGGTCACTCAGGAGCAACTGGAGTCTTTCCAATATGGAATTCCTGTACTAAAAAAACCGAAACAGCATCCGTTTAATGTCTTGCCTAAAGCAAAATCCAATGGCGCTATTTCCGGCTACTGGAAAGCCTGCGCGGCGGTTTTTCTGGGTATTTTAGTATTGCAGTTTAGTTATGATGCTGTGCGCTGGTATCAATATAAGAAAGTGGCGAATCAGACCGCCGCGCAAGCCATCGACCAGTTTAAATACTGGTTTGGACAAAATTATCCGGTCACTGAGCAGAATATCAAAAGTCAGTTTGAAGGGCAGTTGCGTCAAAGCCAGATTGCAGATACGCATGCATTGCAGCTGATTAGTCGGGTGGGGCCAGTCTTGATGCAAAATCAGATTGTGGCACAACGGGTGAATTATGATGCTTCTGTGTTAAGTATGGAGCTTAAAGCCAATTCATCAGAAACGTTAAATGCACTGACCACACAATTAAGCCAGCAAGGCTTTAAGGTGGAGCTGGGGAATATTCAGGCCAGCGGAACAGCTGCGATCGGACTGGTGAGGATTCAATAA
- a CDS encoding nitroreductase family protein: MTESAIDIVHQNIHQRQSIGHLLAPAPNAEQLEKAFQAALTAPDHHRLKPTTFVVVPDNQREAFGELLSQALVDLGETETAQIERVKNHPFRAPLLVLALTRLQDHPKVPHFEQILSSGAAIQNFLLSLQVQGFSTMWRSGAVVESGLFKQALGISKDDLVSGIIYIGTAAKAIPARAEVRTSDFVSYWNQNS; encoded by the coding sequence ATGACGGAATCTGCGATTGACATCGTTCATCAAAATATTCACCAACGACAATCGATTGGTCATCTGCTGGCACCGGCACCGAATGCAGAACAACTGGAAAAAGCCTTTCAGGCGGCATTAACTGCACCCGATCATCATCGGCTCAAGCCGACCACATTTGTGGTGGTTCCAGATAATCAGCGTGAAGCTTTTGGAGAGTTGCTGTCGCAGGCGCTCGTCGATTTGGGTGAAACTGAAACAGCGCAGATTGAGCGTGTTAAAAATCATCCATTTCGTGCGCCTTTATTGGTACTTGCCTTAACGCGTTTGCAGGATCATCCTAAAGTTCCTCATTTTGAGCAAATCCTTAGTTCAGGCGCAGCCATTCAAAATTTTCTGTTGTCACTTCAGGTTCAGGGTTTCTCGACCATGTGGCGCAGTGGGGCTGTAGTCGAGTCTGGTCTGTTTAAGCAGGCATTGGGAATTTCAAAAGATGATCTGGTTTCGGGGATTATTTATATTGGCACTGCAGCAAAAGCAATTCCAGCACGCGCAGAGGTTCGAACCAGTGATTTTGTAAGTTATTGGAACCAGAACAGCTAG
- the thiS gene encoding sulfur carrier protein ThiS, which yields MMIYINGEQQETHCKNLLELIQSMALEGKRFAVEVNEMIIPKSRLGDTPICDTDKIEIIHAVGGG from the coding sequence ATGATGATTTACATCAATGGCGAACAACAGGAAACTCACTGCAAGAATCTGCTGGAACTGATTCAGAGTATGGCGCTTGAGGGTAAGCGTTTTGCAGTTGAAGTCAATGAAATGATTATTCCTAAAAGCAGATTGGGCGATACGCCAATTTGCGATACAGACAAAATAGAAATTATTCACGCGGTCGGTGGCGGCTAA
- the rhlB gene encoding ATP-dependent RNA helicase RhlB: protein MSSGFETLNLHPNLKKAIDALGFTTMTPIQQKVLKFTLAGHDAIGRAQTGTGKTAAFLISIMNDLLNNPIQEQRYRGEPRALILAPTRELALQIESDAQHLAKYAGLHVVTLLGGVDFDKQKNQLNKAPVDIMVATPGRLIDFVEQKEVWLDQIEFLVIDEADRLLDMGFIPSVKRIVRFSPRKEQRQTLMFSATFSYDVLNLAQQWLFEPVTVEIEPEKKTNADVEQRVYMVAKSDKYKLLQEILRDEPIEKVMIFANRRDQVRKLYDHLKRDGYKVVMLSGEIAQDKRTKMLDQFKNGQHNIMIATDVAGRGIHVDNVSHVVNFTLPEQSDDYVHRIGRTGRAGAQGVSISFLSEDDAFYLPEIEKAIGQKLPLTRLEGYC, encoded by the coding sequence ATGTCATCTGGTTTTGAAACCTTAAATTTACATCCCAATCTAAAAAAAGCGATTGATGCTTTAGGCTTTACCACCATGACGCCTATCCAGCAGAAGGTTTTGAAATTCACGCTGGCAGGACATGATGCAATTGGTCGTGCACAGACTGGTACAGGTAAAACTGCGGCCTTTTTAATTAGTATCATGAACGATCTGTTAAATAATCCGATTCAGGAACAACGTTATCGTGGTGAGCCGCGCGCGCTAATTCTGGCACCGACCCGTGAACTGGCATTGCAAATTGAAAGCGATGCACAGCACCTGGCGAAATATGCGGGTTTGCATGTGGTGACCTTGCTGGGTGGTGTGGATTTTGACAAGCAAAAGAACCAGCTTAATAAAGCGCCTGTCGATATTATGGTGGCTACACCAGGTCGTCTGATTGATTTTGTAGAACAAAAAGAAGTCTGGCTGGATCAGATTGAATTTTTAGTCATTGATGAAGCAGACCGTCTACTGGATATGGGTTTCATTCCATCGGTTAAACGGATTGTACGTTTCTCGCCGCGTAAAGAGCAGCGTCAGACTTTAATGTTCTCCGCAACATTTAGCTATGATGTGTTGAATCTTGCGCAGCAATGGCTGTTTGAACCGGTTACGGTTGAAATTGAGCCAGAAAAGAAAACCAATGCTGATGTCGAGCAACGGGTTTATATGGTGGCAAAATCAGATAAATATAAATTGTTGCAAGAAATTCTGCGTGATGAGCCGATTGAGAAAGTCATGATTTTTGCTAACCGTCGGGATCAGGTACGCAAACTTTATGATCATTTAAAACGGGATGGTTATAAGGTGGTGATGTTGTCTGGTGAAATCGCGCAAGATAAACGCACGAAAATGTTAGATCAATTTAAAAATGGTCAGCATAATATTATGATTGCGACGGATGTGGCAGGACGTGGTATTCATGTAGATAACGTATCCCATGTGGTGAACTTTACCTTGCCAGAACAGTCAGATGATTATGTACATCGTATTGGTCGTACAGGCCGTGCCGGTGCGCAAGGTGTAAGTATCAGTTTCTTGTCCGAAGATGATGCGTTCTATCTTCCGGAAATTGAAAAAGCCATTGGTCAAAAATTGCCTTTGACCCGTCTGGAAGGTTATTGTTAA
- the rpoH gene encoding RNA polymerase sigma factor RpoH, whose protein sequence is MSDSRNQLMPLSLSAPGVNLGAYISTVNQIPILTAEQEKELAERYYYDQDLDAAKMLVMSHLRFVVHIARSYAGYGLPQGDLIQEGNLGLMKAVKRFDPNMGVRLVSFAVHWIKAEIHEYVIRNWRIVKIATTKAQRKLFFNLRSLKKSSKKLTLAEAQSIANDLNVTPEQVLEMEGRLTAYDAAFDASSDDDDEGSTHVAPALYLEDNRYDPARLIENEDYEEQSTSALHEAMDQLDDRSRNILQRRWLDDEKSTLHELAAEYNVSAERIRQLEKNAMEKIKVAMSSN, encoded by the coding sequence ATGAGTGACAGCCGCAATCAGTTAATGCCCCTGTCATTATCGGCGCCAGGTGTCAACCTCGGTGCTTATATCAGCACTGTCAATCAGATTCCGATTTTAACGGCCGAACAAGAAAAAGAGTTGGCTGAACGCTATTATTATGACCAAGATTTAGATGCAGCGAAAATGCTGGTCATGTCGCATTTGCGTTTTGTAGTACATATTGCGCGTAGTTATGCAGGTTATGGTTTGCCACAAGGTGACCTGATTCAGGAAGGCAACCTGGGCCTGATGAAAGCTGTAAAACGTTTTGACCCGAATATGGGCGTACGTCTTGTGTCATTTGCCGTGCACTGGATCAAGGCGGAAATTCACGAATATGTGATCCGTAACTGGCGTATTGTGAAAATCGCCACCACTAAAGCGCAACGTAAACTGTTCTTTAATCTGCGCAGCCTGAAGAAATCATCGAAAAAGTTGACGCTCGCAGAAGCACAGTCTATTGCCAATGATTTAAATGTCACACCAGAACAAGTACTGGAAATGGAAGGCCGTCTGACGGCGTATGATGCGGCTTTTGATGCTTCAAGCGATGACGACGATGAAGGTTCAACCCATGTGGCACCAGCATTATATCTTGAAGATAACCGTTATGACCCGGCTCGTCTGATTGAAAATGAAGACTATGAGGAGCAAAGTACCTCTGCTCTGCATGAAGCCATGGATCAGCTCGATGATCGTTCACGTAATATCTTGCAGCGTCGCTGGCTAGATGACGAGAAATCGACCCTGCACGAACTTGCAGCCGAATATAATGTTTCTGCGGAACGTATTCGTCAGCTGGAAAAAAATGCCATGGAAAAAATTAAAGTGGCGATGTCATCCAATTAA
- a CDS encoding cold-shock protein — MTAAREQGVVKWFNDTKGFGFIQRNGGDDVFVHFRAIQGDGHRSLRDGQRVEFSVVKGQKGFQAEEVQPLD; from the coding sequence ATGACAGCTGCTCGCGAACAAGGCGTAGTTAAGTGGTTTAACGATACTAAAGGCTTCGGCTTTATTCAACGTAATGGCGGCGATGACGTATTCGTTCATTTCCGTGCTATCCAAGGTGACGGTCACCGTTCACTTCGTGACGGCCAACGTGTTGAATTCAGTGTTGTTAAAGGCCAAAAAGGCTTTCAAGCTGAAGAAGTTCAACCATTAGACTAA
- the sixA gene encoding phosphohistidine phosphatase SixA gives MQLTLVRHGEAAPPVNGNDTKRPLTERGHQQAEQTAQFLKDLIKPEVFVVSPLLRAQETLAHLQQYFKDVPVVICNTIKPDDDAKVAVEWLSQLPYESIVVVCHMNVVAHMSSILLAESFHPYALAEARIYDQAVIAQGLSTQIKSFIPTL, from the coding sequence ATGCAACTGACTTTAGTTCGACATGGCGAGGCCGCACCACCGGTCAATGGTAATGACACCAAGCGACCTTTAACGGAGCGTGGTCATCAACAGGCTGAGCAAACTGCGCAGTTCTTAAAGGATCTGATTAAGCCTGAAGTCTTTGTGGTCAGTCCGTTATTGCGAGCGCAGGAAACTCTGGCACATTTGCAGCAGTATTTTAAAGATGTGCCGGTGGTGATCTGTAATACGATCAAACCGGATGATGATGCCAAAGTCGCAGTGGAATGGTTATCGCAACTGCCTTATGAGTCGATTGTAGTGGTGTGTCATATGAATGTGGTGGCCCATATGTCTTCCATTCTGCTGGCTGAATCTTTTCATCCCTATGCATTGGCAGAAGCACGCATTTATGATCAGGCGGTGATTGCCCAGGGCTTATCCACACAGATTAAAAGTTTTATTCCTACACTATAA
- the gspM gene encoding type II secretion system protein GspM: protein MKGIEALQNRMDQSFEKLSDYLDSLSVRERVMVIFTTVFVIVAAVGSALWYMHQAADTQQKRLNQLKDTIVWMQSNAVTMKPAGDTQLDAAEKVQRVAQQQGLSVASQQMEGKIQLAVMHENYAVLANFLTQLAQMGLSIEKMELNNEAGQIKLTATIQ, encoded by the coding sequence ATGAAAGGCATTGAAGCGCTACAAAATCGTATGGATCAGTCTTTTGAAAAACTGAGTGATTATCTGGACAGCTTGTCGGTACGTGAACGGGTAATGGTGATTTTTACCACTGTTTTTGTGATTGTGGCGGCAGTCGGTTCTGCACTCTGGTATATGCATCAGGCGGCAGATACCCAGCAAAAACGCTTAAATCAGCTGAAAGATACCATTGTTTGGATGCAAAGTAATGCAGTAACCATGAAACCGGCTGGGGACACCCAACTGGATGCAGCGGAGAAAGTACAGCGAGTCGCACAGCAGCAAGGATTGTCGGTGGCTTCCCAGCAAATGGAAGGAAAAATTCAATTGGCGGTCATGCATGAAAATTATGCAGTACTGGCAAATTTCCTGACTCAGCTGGCACAAATGGGGCTAAGTATCGAGAAAATGGAACTAAATAATGAGGCGGGACAGATTAAATTAACGGCGACCATACAATAA
- a CDS encoding NAD(P)H-dependent glycerol-3-phosphate dehydrogenase, whose amino-acid sequence MSELNFSKLVEPVAVDHKTALRVTVLGGGSFGTAMANTAVRNGCNTMIWIRDEAVAADINATHINKRYLPDFKLEENLLAVSDLEQAVRDRDIILVAIPSHSFRDVLQQIKPFITSQAVISLTKGIEAKTFSFMSDIIREVLPEVPYGVLSGPNLAKEIVAGQPAGTVIASQSELVRYAVQQALHSALFRVFASDDVHGVELGGALKNIYAVAMGMAAAYNVGENTKSMILTRALAEMSRFAVKLGANPLTFLGLSGVGDLFATCSSPLSRNYQVGYALGKGKTLEQATTELGQTAEGINTIVQVKARSEELDVYMPITSALYDVIFEGAPPLNIALSLMKNGHRSDVEFVLPHHQV is encoded by the coding sequence ATGTCAGAATTAAATTTCTCAAAACTGGTAGAACCGGTTGCAGTTGATCATAAGACAGCTTTAAGAGTCACAGTATTGGGTGGGGGCAGTTTTGGTACTGCAATGGCCAATACTGCAGTGCGTAATGGTTGCAATACCATGATCTGGATTCGTGACGAAGCAGTTGCGGCAGATATTAATGCCACGCATATTAATAAACGCTATTTGCCAGATTTTAAGTTAGAAGAAAATCTGCTGGCGGTGTCAGACCTGGAACAGGCTGTGCGTGATCGAGATATTATTTTAGTCGCTATTCCGAGTCATTCTTTCCGGGATGTCTTGCAGCAAATCAAACCTTTTATCACGTCGCAAGCCGTGATCTCGCTGACCAAGGGTATTGAAGCCAAAACCTTTAGTTTCATGAGCGATATTATTCGCGAAGTGTTGCCTGAAGTGCCTTATGGTGTGTTATCAGGACCGAACTTGGCCAAGGAAATTGTGGCAGGACAGCCGGCAGGAACCGTGATTGCCAGCCAATCTGAGCTGGTGCGTTATGCGGTACAACAAGCCTTACATAGCGCCTTGTTCCGCGTATTCGCTAGTGATGATGTGCATGGCGTAGAGCTCGGGGGCGCATTAAAAAATATCTATGCTGTCGCGATGGGCATGGCTGCTGCGTATAACGTGGGTGAAAATACCAAGAGTATGATCCTGACCCGTGCTTTGGCCGAAATGAGCCGTTTTGCAGTAAAACTCGGTGCTAATCCGCTGACTTTCCTTGGGCTTTCAGGTGTGGGTGATTTGTTCGCTACCTGTAGCAGCCCTCTTAGCCGTAATTATCAGGTGGGTTATGCGCTTGGTAAAGGTAAAACCTTGGAGCAAGCAACGACTGAGTTGGGGCAAACGGCAGAAGGGATTAATACCATTGTACAGGTCAAGGCACGTTCGGAAGAGCTCGATGTGTATATGCCGATTACCTCGGCCTTGTATGATGTGATTTTTGAAGGTGCGCCGCCACTCAATATTGCATTGTCATTGATGAAAAACGGTCATCGCAGTGATGTTGAATTTGTCTTGCCACATCATCAAGTCTGA
- a CDS encoding sulfurtransferase TusA family protein: MSEYPAQFSLIDAMGKPCPMPLLMLKRALKAGNQKTFLLKSSDPHSQTDVSRYCQLHQLKLESKKISDTEFHYLIES; the protein is encoded by the coding sequence ATGTCCGAATATCCAGCGCAATTCAGCCTTATAGACGCTATGGGAAAACCGTGCCCGATGCCGCTATTAATGTTAAAGCGCGCACTAAAGGCCGGAAATCAGAAAACATTCCTGCTGAAATCATCTGATCCGCATAGCCAGACAGATGTCAGCCGCTATTGTCAGCTGCATCAGCTCAAGCTTGAATCTAAAAAAATTTCTGATACAGAGTTTCACTACTTAATTGAATCTTAA
- a CDS encoding quinone-dependent dihydroorotate dehydrogenase, giving the protein MLYSLARPLLFSLAPERAHELTLSLLKSSHKMGLMRQNVAAKPVTCMGIEFPNPVGLAAGLDKNGAYIDALAGQGFGFIEIGTITPRPQAGNPHPRLFRLPQAKAIINRMGFNNDGVDQLVENVKAAKFKGILGINIGKNADTPVEKAVDDYLICLEKVYNYASYITVNISSPNTKNLRSLQSGDALTELLETLKKRQLELAQEYQHYVPLVLKVAPDLDNSDIAFIAKQLLQFKIDGLIVTNTTLSREGVEGLEHAEEAGGLSGAPVFEKSTACLAAFAAVLKGQIPLIGVGGILSGADAVAKKQAGASLVQVYSGLIYTGPKLVKDCVDAL; this is encoded by the coding sequence ATGTTGTATTCTCTAGCCCGCCCTTTGTTGTTTTCTTTAGCACCAGAGCGTGCACATGAGCTGACATTATCACTATTGAAATCATCCCATAAAATGGGCTTGATGCGTCAAAACGTTGCTGCGAAACCTGTGACCTGTATGGGAATCGAATTTCCCAATCCGGTAGGTCTTGCGGCAGGTTTGGACAAAAATGGTGCCTATATTGACGCCCTTGCCGGTCAAGGTTTTGGTTTTATTGAAATTGGTACCATTACCCCGCGACCGCAAGCCGGCAATCCTCATCCGCGTTTATTCCGTTTACCACAGGCCAAAGCCATTATTAACCGTATGGGCTTTAATAATGATGGCGTGGATCAGCTGGTTGAAAATGTCAAAGCTGCCAAATTTAAAGGCATTCTCGGTATTAATATCGGTAAAAACGCTGATACTCCGGTAGAAAAAGCAGTAGATGATTACCTCATCTGTTTAGAAAAAGTCTATAATTATGCTTCTTATATTACCGTCAATATTTCTTCTCCCAATACCAAAAACCTGCGCAGCCTGCAAAGTGGTGATGCACTCACCGAACTGCTGGAAACATTGAAGAAGCGTCAGCTTGAATTGGCTCAGGAATACCAGCATTATGTACCTTTGGTACTGAAAGTGGCGCCTGATCTGGATAACAGCGATATTGCCTTTATTGCCAAACAGTTATTGCAATTCAAGATCGATGGTCTGATCGTGACCAATACCACACTGTCACGTGAAGGGGTAGAGGGTCTGGAGCATGCAGAGGAAGCGGGCGGTTTGTCTGGCGCGCCAGTATTTGAGAAAAGTACCGCATGTCTGGCTGCATTTGCTGCGGTATTAAAAGGACAAATTCCATTGATTGGTGTGGGTGGTATTCTTTCAGGTGCAGATGCTGTTGCCAAGAAACAGGCAGGCGCCAGCCTTGTACAGGTTTATAGTGGCCTCATCTATACTGGACCTAAACTTGTAAAAGATTGTGTAGACGCACTTTAA
- the purF gene encoding amidophosphoribosyltransferase, with protein MCGVVGIAGKSPVNQMLFDALTMLQHRGQDAAGIVTCDEGRLFLRKDNGMVRDVFHTRHMRALKGNYGIGHVRYPTAGSSSSAEAQPFYVNSPYGITLAHNGNLTNAEEIHDDLFKTDLRHMNTDSDSEVLLNVFAHELQKHGKLVPTSEDIFHAVTRVHERCKGAYGVVAMITGQGLVGFRDPNGIRPLIYGSRETEQGMEYIIASESVAITALGFKVERDILPGEAVFIDLEGNFFTKQCAVNAEYRPCIFEYVYFARPDAIIDGISVYKARLKMGEKLAQKILREWGEEHDIDVVIPIPDTSRTSALELANMLGVKFREGFMKNRYIGRTFIMPGQQLRKKSVRQKLNPVELEFKGKNVLLVDDSIVRGTTCNEIIQMARDSGAKKVFFASAAPMVKYPNVYGIDMPAKSELIASGRSVEEIREIIGADRLIFQDLEDLKDAVRTTKVPDVKDFDCSVFDGIYVSGGIDAQYLDDLQQKRSDSAMKESNYIDVNIDAASVDLTGVREV; from the coding sequence ATGTGTGGAGTAGTTGGTATAGCTGGTAAATCACCCGTTAACCAAATGTTGTTTGATGCATTAACGATGTTACAACATCGTGGACAAGATGCAGCTGGGATCGTGACATGTGATGAAGGACGTTTATTCCTGCGCAAAGACAATGGTATGGTGCGTGATGTATTCCATACCCGTCATATGCGTGCTTTGAAAGGAAATTACGGTATTGGTCATGTGCGTTATCCAACAGCCGGTTCATCGAGCAGTGCTGAAGCACAGCCGTTTTATGTGAACTCGCCGTACGGGATTACCTTGGCACATAATGGTAACCTGACCAATGCTGAAGAAATTCATGATGACCTGTTCAAAACTGACTTGCGTCATATGAACACTGATTCTGATTCAGAAGTCCTGTTAAACGTGTTTGCGCATGAACTGCAAAAACATGGCAAACTGGTGCCAACGTCGGAAGATATTTTCCATGCGGTAACACGTGTGCATGAGCGTTGCAAAGGTGCTTATGGCGTGGTGGCGATGATTACCGGTCAGGGTCTGGTGGGCTTCCGTGATCCAAATGGTATTCGTCCATTGATCTACGGTTCACGTGAAACTGAACAGGGTATGGAATATATTATTGCTTCTGAATCTGTTGCGATTACTGCGCTGGGCTTTAAAGTTGAGCGTGATATTCTGCCAGGTGAAGCGGTATTTATTGATTTAGAAGGTAATTTCTTTACCAAGCAATGTGCCGTAAATGCCGAATATCGTCCTTGTATTTTTGAATACGTTTATTTTGCCCGTCCAGATGCCATTATTGATGGAATCTCGGTGTATAAAGCACGTTTAAAAATGGGTGAGAAACTGGCGCAAAAAATTCTGCGTGAGTGGGGTGAAGAGCATGATATTGATGTGGTGATTCCGATTCCGGATACTTCACGTACTTCAGCGCTAGAACTTGCCAATATGCTGGGTGTGAAATTCCGTGAAGGTTTCATGAAAAACCGCTATATCGGCCGTACCTTTATTATGCCGGGACAGCAGCTGCGTAAAAAATCGGTACGTCAGAAACTCAACCCGGTTGAGCTTGAGTTTAAAGGTAAAAACGTACTGTTGGTGGATGACTCGATTGTCCGTGGTACGACCTGTAATGAAATTATCCAGATGGCTCGTGATTCTGGCGCGAAAAAAGTATTCTTTGCGTCTGCAGCACCGATGGTGAAATATCCAAACGTTTACGGTATTGATATGCCGGCGAAATCTGAGCTGATTGCATCGGGACGTAGCGTAGAAGAAATCCGTGAAATTATTGGTGCTGACCGTCTGATTTTCCAGGATCTGGAAGATTTGAAAGATGCGGTAAGAACCACCAAAGTACCGGATGTCAAAGACTTTGATTGTTCAGTCTTTGATGGCATCTATGTTTCGGGCGGTATTGATGCGCAATATCTGGATGATCTTCAGCAAAAACGTAGTGACAGTGCCATGAAAGAAAGCAATTATATTGATGTCAATATTGATGCAGCTTCAGTGGATTTGACTGGCGTACGCGAAGTCTAA
- a CDS encoding CvpA family protein, producing MNVIDIFLLIILLIGGLNGLRQGFIKAFANLVGWIFALIVAAKYSTLLAPSMVALSTDPVVQKIAAFAFIVLLIVVLTWIVTALLNRILKSLKLGPLNRLAGGVFGSLKGLLIVLITMQGIGPWVESSPHWKQSKFIQALLPYAPWATQMSKEAANGALQHIKPEGASKPSASSSETSSKSGVADESTNNPFY from the coding sequence ATGAATGTCATTGATATCTTTCTACTGATTATCTTGCTCATTGGAGGGCTCAACGGTTTGCGTCAAGGATTTATTAAAGCCTTTGCGAACTTAGTGGGATGGATCTTTGCCCTGATTGTTGCGGCAAAATATTCAACGCTACTTGCGCCGTCTATGGTTGCTCTGAGTACAGATCCAGTTGTACAAAAGATTGCGGCCTTCGCCTTTATCGTCCTGCTGATTGTAGTTCTGACCTGGATCGTTACTGCACTGTTGAACCGTATTTTAAAGAGTCTTAAACTGGGTCCTCTCAACCGTCTGGCTGGTGGTGTCTTTGGTAGCCTGAAAGGTTTGCTGATTGTTCTGATTACCATGCAGGGGATTGGTCCGTGGGTAGAAAGCTCGCCGCACTGGAAACAGTCCAAGTTTATTCAAGCCTTATTGCCTTATGCGCCTTGGGCGACTCAAATGTCGAAAGAAGCCGCGAATGGCGCACTACAACATATCAAGCCTGAAGGGGCATCGAAACCTTCAGCTTCATCATCTGAAACATCGTCCAAGTCTGGAGTTGCAGATGAGTCTACAAATAATCCTTTTTATTAA